Within the Chryseobacterium geocarposphaerae genome, the region AGTTGCTTCCGGAAGAACCACTACAGACGCCGCAGGTTCCACCGCTGCTGCAATGTCCACATCTTGAACAGTTAGCACAGGCAGTGCAATATGCAGAACCGGTGCATCTTCCGTCGTGTCCTATGTTGTCGTTTGCTTTTACACAAGAATTTAAAATAAATAAAGTGAAGGTAAGTATGATGAATGGTATTAGTTTTTTCATGGTTAGTTATAATTTTCCAGTGTCTGATGAAGTTGATTTCTGTAATTGTAGATTTCATCAAGATTATTTAATAAGACTTTTTCTCCCGCTTCTTTTCCGTTGTGAAAAGTTTCTAGATATTTATTTGCGGTATTAAAATGCAGTCGGCAAAGTGGTTTTCGGTTGTTATCATCCAATAAAATTCCGAAGTAAGACAAAGTGTCTCGATAAGCAATTCTTGCGGAAGGAACTTTTTCCCTCAGAATGGCTTTTACGATTTGAAACCCTTCCAATTCTTCTTCTGTTGTTACAGTTTTGGATTCGTTATTTTCATCGATGGGCTGCGAGTTTTTTACATTGTCTTCCCGTTTTTCGATCTGTTCGTTAATGCTTAAAGCTGATTTTAACCGGAAACTGATGGATTCATTAATAGAAGTTGTTAATGCTTTTTTTGCATATTCTTTAAACGAAATCATTCGGTTTGCCGTTAAAGGTTTTTCAAAGAAACGATTGACCAACAGCTTTACCAGTTCATCAGACGGATTTTCGATCTCTTTTTCGAATTCTTTTCTGATGGCTTTGATATATTTTAAGGCTTCTGCAGAATCGAGGATGCTTTCCAGATTATAATCCTTCTTCGTGAAACTTTCCAGAATTTTAATGGAACTGTCTTTTAGATCTTCAATATTAATCGTGAAAAAAGGCTTTTCATCCATAATATTGGGCTTCTCAAGATCTGTATAGAAGTTGTATACAATTCCGTTCGTCAAAACTCCGAATCTTGTTTTCGAAACATGATAATACCGGTGAAGCTGAGAATTATGGGCATCCGCATTTTCTTTCCAGTGCTTACATTCGATAATGAAAATCGGTTCATCATTGTTTTTGATCACATAATCTACTTTTTCACCCTTTTTGGTTCCGATATCACAAACATGTTCGGGAACAACTTCTGTTGGGTTGAAGATATCATATCCTAAGATTTGTATAAAAGGCATTACAAAAGCATTTTTTGTTGCTTCTTCTGTTCCGATTTGCTCTTTTAAGCCAATGACTTTTTGATGAAGCTGCTCAAGTTTAATTTTAAGATCCATACTTTTAGCTTTTTAGAGTTTCATCAACAATTTCGGCGGTTGGAGCATTGGATTTTACGGAGGCGATTCCGTTTTCCATTCCCGATTTTGAGCTGTATAACTGGCTTTTTCCAATGATCTCGCCGTTTCTTGCCTTTAAGACGAAGTATTCTTTTCCGTTTACGGCAGTCCTTCTCTCATACCTTGAATCATCCTGAGAGTTAATTCTCACCGATTCTATTCCTTTATGGCAAGATGCTTTTTGGACATAGCCTTCGCTGGTTAAGATAATTTCGCCATTTGTGGCTTTCAGGTTAAACTGATACTCTTTGTTTACTCTCTGAGTAATAATAAATTTTCCCATGATTGTTTTTTATTTAACACTCCAAAAATATGAGCATTAATTTGCGTCTCCTTACGGGAATCCGTAAAACGAAAAAACCTTTCATGAAATGAAAGGTTTTATTAATAGTTTTCAGCAAAATTCAGATCAAATAATCCCGATATCCTTACAAAAAGCGACCAATTGCTCATTGCTTGTCACTTCAAGATCTTCTTTTAAGCTGTTTAATTTTTTCTCAACACTGCTTAAGCTGTATTTTATGCCCTTTTCCAGAAGATGATCGGGAATGTTTTTCTGTAAAACACCTTTAGAAAGAAGGGTAACTACCGTAATGTCATACGCAGAAAATTCATAATTGTTGAATTTTTTCACTTCCTGCTTCAGGTCTGTCGAAAGATAATTTTCATTAATAAAAACCGAGGCGATAGATTTTTTTAGTTCTTTAGAGTCATTTCTGGCTTTCCGCACATACCCGTTGATATGATAATTTTTAAAAAGCGAATCTATAATTCCTGATTTATGCTGGCCGGAAAAAACAATCACTTTGAGAGCCGGTTGAATTTCCCTCACTTTTTGAATTAATTCCTGCCCGTCTTTAATGTTTTGTGTGTAATGATCTTCTTCAAAAGAAAGGTCGGTGATCAATAAATCATAAGGATCGTTTTCCCGTAAAGCTTTTTGAACTTTTGCCAAGGCATCATCACAATAATATACATAATCAACTTTCGGAATATTAAGATCCTCCAATGTTTTTTGGACAGAAAGACTGCCCATTTCGTGGTCTTCGGCGATTAAAATTTTTTTGAACATTCTGTTTAAGTTTTTTAGGAAGCAGGAAATGAAATAGTAATTTTAAGTCCCTTTTCTATTTTGGTGTCAAAAATAATTTCTCCGTTGATGGTTTCTATACGGGAAACCGTAGAAGATAATCCGTTTTTATAAATTACATCTCCTGAAATTCCAATTCCATTATCCGTATAGAATATTCT harbors:
- a CDS encoding response regulator: MFKKILIAEDHEMGSLSVQKTLEDLNIPKVDYVYYCDDALAKVQKALRENDPYDLLITDLSFEEDHYTQNIKDGQELIQKVREIQPALKVIVFSGQHKSGIIDSLFKNYHINGYVRKARNDSKELKKSIASVFINENYLSTDLKQEVKKFNNYEFSAYDITVVTLLSKGVLQKNIPDHLLEKGIKYSLSSVEKKLNSLKEDLEVTSNEQLVAFCKDIGII
- a CDS encoding type I restriction endonuclease — translated: MDLKIKLEQLHQKVIGLKEQIGTEEATKNAFVMPFIQILGYDIFNPTEVVPEHVCDIGTKKGEKVDYVIKNNDEPIFIIECKHWKENADAHNSQLHRYYHVSKTRFGVLTNGIVYNFYTDLEKPNIMDEKPFFTINIEDLKDSSIKILESFTKKDYNLESILDSAEALKYIKAIRKEFEKEIENPSDELVKLLVNRFFEKPLTANRMISFKEYAKKALTTSINESISFRLKSALSINEQIEKREDNVKNSQPIDENNESKTVTTEEELEGFQIVKAILREKVPSARIAYRDTLSYFGILLDDNNRKPLCRLHFNTANKYLETFHNGKEAGEKVLLNNLDEIYNYRNQLHQTLENYN
- a CDS encoding YegP family protein, with protein sequence MGKFIITQRVNKEYQFNLKATNGEIILTSEGYVQKASCHKGIESVRINSQDDSRYERRTAVNGKEYFVLKARNGEIIGKSQLYSSKSGMENGIASVKSNAPTAEIVDETLKS